One segment of Paraburkholderia bonniea DNA contains the following:
- a CDS encoding ABC transporter permease, whose amino-acid sequence MLLQGYGPLILAGTWQTIELALLSLAFAFVLGLLGAAAKLSKNRISSSVGTLYTTLVRGVPDLVLMLLLFYGIQIWLNHLTDLIGWDQINIDPFVAGVIVLGFIYGAYFTETFRGAFLAVPRGQLEAGSAYGMSGWQVFSRIMFPQMMRFALPGIGNNWQVMVKATALVSIIGLADVVKASQDAGKGTLRFFFFTLLAGAIYLAITTVSNFVLMYLEKRYSTGVRKADL is encoded by the coding sequence ATGCTTCTTCAAGGCTACGGCCCGCTGATCCTCGCCGGTACCTGGCAAACCATCGAGCTCGCGCTTTTATCGCTGGCCTTCGCCTTCGTGCTGGGCCTGCTCGGCGCAGCCGCCAAGCTGTCAAAAAACCGGATCTCTTCCAGCGTCGGCACGCTCTACACCACGCTCGTGCGCGGCGTTCCTGACCTCGTGCTGATGCTGCTGCTGTTCTACGGCATCCAGATCTGGCTTAACCATCTCACTGACCTGATCGGCTGGGACCAGATCAACATCGACCCGTTCGTCGCGGGTGTGATCGTGCTCGGTTTTATTTATGGCGCGTATTTCACGGAAACCTTTCGCGGCGCGTTTCTCGCAGTGCCGCGCGGCCAGCTTGAAGCGGGCTCGGCCTACGGCATGAGCGGCTGGCAAGTGTTCTCGCGCATCATGTTTCCGCAGATGATGCGTTTTGCGTTGCCTGGCATCGGCAACAACTGGCAAGTGATGGTCAAGGCCACCGCGCTGGTGTCCATCATTGGCCTCGCCGATGTGGTGAAGGCCTCGCAGGATGCCGGTAAAGGCACGCTGCGGTTCTTCTTCTTCACCTTGCTGGCCGGGGCGATCTATCTCGCCATCACCACGGTGTCGAACTTCGTGCTGATGTACCTCGAAAAGCGCTACTCGACTGGCGTGCGAAAGGCGGACCTATGA
- a CDS encoding ABC transporter permease — translation MIELIQEYWRNYLYTDGYRFTGLAITMWLLVVSIGLGFCLSIPLSVARVSKRKWLSGSVWLYTYVFRGTPLYVQLLLCYTGLYSLEVIRAHPLTDAFFRDGMHCTLLAFTLNTCAYTTEIFAGAIRATPYGEIEAARAYGMSPFTLYRRIILPSALRRALPYYSNEVILMLHATTVAFTATVPDILKIARDVNSATYQSFGAFGIAALIYLVISFALVWLFRAAEHRWLAYLRPQGK, via the coding sequence ATGATCGAGCTGATTCAAGAGTACTGGCGCAACTATCTCTATACCGACGGCTATCGCTTCACGGGCTTGGCCATCACGATGTGGCTGCTGGTGGTGTCGATCGGGCTGGGCTTTTGCCTGTCAATCCCGCTGTCGGTGGCGCGGGTGTCAAAGCGCAAATGGCTCTCGGGCAGCGTGTGGCTTTATACGTATGTCTTCCGCGGCACACCGCTCTATGTGCAGTTACTGCTGTGCTACACCGGGCTCTATAGCCTCGAAGTCATCCGCGCTCATCCCCTCACCGACGCTTTTTTCCGCGATGGCATGCACTGCACGCTGCTGGCGTTCACGCTCAATACCTGCGCCTACACCACCGAGATCTTCGCCGGTGCGATCCGGGCCACGCCGTATGGCGAAATTGAAGCGGCTCGCGCCTATGGCATGTCGCCCTTCACGCTGTACCGGCGCATCATTTTGCCGTCGGCGCTGCGGCGCGCATTGCCCTACTACAGCAATGAAGTGATCCTGATGCTGCATGCCACCACGGTCGCCTTCACCGCAACCGTGCCAGATATCCTCAAAATCGCCCGCGATGTGAACTCCGCCACGTATCAGTCGTTCGGCGCTTTTGGCATTGCCGCTCTGATCTATCTCGTCATTTCATTCGCGCTCGTCTGGCTGTTCCGTGCAGCCGAACACCGCTGGCTCGCCTATCTGCGGCCGCAGGGCAAATAA
- a CDS encoding pirin family protein gives MTEIRRSAERGHANHGWLDSYHSFSFADYHDPEHMHFGPLRVINEDRIEAGQGFGTHGHRDMEIITYMLSGALAHRDSMGNGSTIGPGDVQRMSAGTGVMHSEFNASKEAPAHLLQIWIVPRRTGDQPGYEEKRFDEAQKRGRLLVLATPDGRDGSVTIHADATLYGGLFDGAERAVWSLLPGRRAYVHVVRGALTVNGAVLLAGDAAKISGVETVTLEQGKDAEVLLFDLA, from the coding sequence ATGACTGAAATCCGCCGCTCCGCTGAACGGGGTCATGCCAATCATGGCTGGCTCGATTCGTATCACAGCTTTTCGTTTGCTGATTACCACGACCCGGAGCATATGCATTTTGGGCCGTTGCGCGTGATTAATGAGGATCGTATCGAGGCGGGGCAAGGCTTCGGCACGCATGGCCACCGCGACATGGAGATCATCACCTACATGCTGAGCGGCGCGCTGGCGCACCGCGACAGCATGGGCAATGGCTCGACGATCGGCCCGGGGGACGTGCAGCGGATGAGCGCTGGAACCGGCGTGATGCATAGCGAATTCAATGCATCGAAAGAAGCACCGGCGCATCTGCTGCAAATCTGGATCGTGCCGCGGCGCACGGGAGACCAGCCGGGTTATGAAGAAAAACGCTTTGATGAAGCGCAAAAACGCGGGCGCTTGCTGGTGCTTGCCACCCCGGATGGGCGCGATGGTTCGGTGACGATTCACGCTGATGCCACGCTTTATGGCGGGTTGTTTGATGGCGCTGAGCGCGCGGTCTGGTCGCTGCTGCCGGGGCGGCGTGCCTATGTGCATGTGGTGCGTGGCGCGCTGACGGTGAATGGCGCGGTGCTGTTAGCCGGGGATGCTGCGAAGATCAGCGGCGTGGAGACGGTGACGCTGGAGCAGGGCAAGGATGCCGAGGTGTTGCTGTTTGATCTCGCCTGA
- a CDS encoding sensor domain-containing diguanylate cyclase: MNTSLMRRVSGPASFVLALAACWFAASLIADRMVQQELNTAVQTQSRITAAAVDNMAEVIANDLAMSRAIPATLAELDTIQRVLAQSRNYAVKPSATEPAWRNKTLKTSQLALVGHLLQDAQGFSGLDAIWLIDDNGRGIATSSRHSPTSLNGLSLRQQPCMAQALLGAFNETYGLDDDATASASQRGPDNLASAESGIFIAAPVYDHGVLVGALGAKLGLARLRHWVARPGAFVADANGVVIMAYDRALEGWALPRSPVIQMPAATRISLYHRDAFPTLTLNPALPRMHLQAQWLTGALAAQLHEMPSRPLPALYQNREGLNSALSAHLIDPITIWPNLLRNHQRDRWLLFLALAGAVTLTWVVSWTYLRERRHHQAARQMAQQLQTANSMLSAEARQDALTGALSRRYFLALLRHEVERARVTGTPLCVISADLDHFKQINDDFGHAAGDRALEHFVASCKTSLRSRDAVGRLGGEEFAILLPTTPVLAGIEIAERLRLRLKQQPPAALPTLACVSASFGVAQLAPDEPAEQLLQRADAALYVAKSGGRDRSAAAPPPVSPFSAV; encoded by the coding sequence ATGAACACAAGCCTGATGCGCCGGGTGTCTGGGCCAGCCAGCTTTGTGCTGGCGCTGGCGGCATGCTGGTTTGCAGCCAGCCTCATTGCGGACCGGATGGTACAGCAAGAGCTGAACACCGCAGTCCAGACCCAGAGCCGGATTACTGCCGCAGCAGTAGACAACATGGCCGAGGTGATCGCCAACGATCTGGCGATGTCGCGCGCCATCCCCGCGACGCTGGCCGAACTCGACACCATCCAGCGCGTACTGGCGCAATCCCGGAATTATGCCGTGAAGCCTTCCGCCACGGAACCCGCCTGGCGCAACAAAACATTAAAAACTTCTCAGCTGGCACTAGTCGGCCATTTGCTGCAAGACGCCCAGGGCTTCTCCGGGCTCGATGCGATCTGGCTCATCGACGACAACGGCCGCGGCATTGCCACCAGCAGCCGGCACAGTCCCACCTCGCTCAACGGGCTCAGCTTGCGGCAGCAGCCCTGTATGGCCCAGGCCCTGCTGGGGGCCTTCAACGAGACTTACGGCCTGGATGATGACGCCACCGCATCCGCGAGCCAGCGCGGCCCAGACAACCTCGCCAGCGCAGAGTCCGGCATTTTCATTGCGGCACCGGTGTATGACCACGGCGTGCTGGTCGGCGCGCTCGGCGCGAAACTCGGCCTGGCGCGCCTGCGTCACTGGGTGGCGCGGCCTGGCGCATTCGTCGCGGATGCCAACGGGGTCGTCATCATGGCGTATGACCGCGCGCTCGAAGGCTGGGCATTGCCGCGCAGTCCAGTCATCCAGATGCCTGCCGCCACGCGCATCAGCCTGTATCACCGCGACGCATTTCCCACTCTCACGCTCAACCCAGCGCTACCGCGCATGCACCTTCAGGCGCAGTGGCTCACGGGTGCACTGGCCGCCCAGCTTCATGAAATGCCTAGCCGGCCTCTGCCCGCGCTCTACCAGAACCGCGAAGGGCTGAACTCCGCCCTCTCCGCCCATCTGATCGACCCCATCACCATCTGGCCCAACCTGCTGCGCAACCATCAACGCGACCGCTGGCTACTGTTTCTCGCATTGGCCGGTGCGGTGACACTCACATGGGTCGTGAGCTGGACCTACCTGCGGGAGCGGCGGCATCACCAGGCCGCGCGCCAGATGGCGCAGCAACTGCAAACCGCAAACTCGATGCTGTCCGCCGAGGCGCGGCAAGATGCGCTGACGGGCGCACTATCGCGGCGTTACTTTCTGGCGCTGCTGCGGCATGAAGTCGAACGCGCCCGCGTCACCGGCACGCCGCTGTGCGTGATTAGCGCCGATCTCGATCACTTCAAGCAGATCAATGATGATTTTGGCCACGCGGCAGGCGACCGCGCGCTTGAACATTTCGTCGCCAGTTGCAAAACCAGCTTGCGGAGCCGGGATGCCGTCGGCCGTCTTGGTGGCGAAGAATTCGCCATCTTGCTGCCCACCACACCGGTCCTCGCCGGCATTGAGATCGCTGAGCGCCTGCGCCTGCGGCTCAAACAGCAGCCCCCTGCGGCGCTACCGACACTGGCCTGCGTCAGCGCGAGTTTCGGCGTCGCGCAACTCGCCCCGGATGAACCCGCGGAACAACTATTGCAACGCGCCGATGCCGCGCTCTATGTGGCGAAATCAGGTGGGCGCGACCGCAGCGCAGCAGCACCGCCTCCCGTGAGCCCCTTCAGCGCCGTCTGA
- a CDS encoding Spy/CpxP family protein refolding chaperone encodes MFDRISIRSARLLALTATAWALAVGSAHAAPSDGTQDMGMMGMGMPGHSMLQQISKLHGQLNLNADQEKQWQAALDISQQNRAAARASREQMRQQFKALQQPAILDLNALHAVHQQAQQQAAQRREQTTGAWLALYNSLNEQQKTLVSTALKQHFARMETRHEKMRERMQHHQAQGSGAAAAAASAPVAQP; translated from the coding sequence ATGTTTGATCGAATTTCCATCCGTTCGGCACGTCTGCTTGCGCTCACCGCCACGGCATGGGCCCTGGCCGTCGGCTCCGCTCATGCCGCGCCGTCTGACGGCACGCAGGACATGGGCATGATGGGTATGGGCATGCCCGGCCATTCCATGCTGCAACAGATCAGCAAATTGCATGGCCAGCTCAATCTGAACGCCGATCAGGAAAAGCAGTGGCAGGCGGCACTCGATATCTCGCAGCAAAACCGCGCTGCTGCACGTGCGAGCCGCGAACAGATGCGCCAGCAATTCAAGGCGTTGCAGCAACCAGCGATTCTTGACCTGAATGCGCTGCACGCGGTTCATCAACAAGCGCAGCAGCAAGCCGCGCAACGTCGTGAACAAACTACCGGGGCTTGGCTGGCGCTCTACAACAGCTTGAACGAGCAGCAGAAAACACTCGTCAGCACCGCGCTCAAGCAGCACTTTGCCAGGATGGAAACGCGTCACGAGAAGATGCGTGAGCGCATGCAACACCATCAGGCGCAAGGCTCAGGCGCGGCAGCGGCAGCGGCTTCAGCGCCAGTAGCTCAGCCATAA
- a CDS encoding ATP-binding protein, with translation MRRPVDSLFGRLALLVVGVLLLSHFAWYALMRLERNQQQTRYAVEEAVFVVDAVRQHVAHSPGQPLPSRVQLVNPQDAGVPEDRPDAPLPLKHFLDEVRERLPASTQARVGSPGRPPTLWVRAAADRNWIVVPVQALRPPRSLDRMVSWLAIIFAAAVMAALFAAWQLQQPLRSLAQAVARFGRNLPVPPVPERGPRELRQLTHGFNQMVQAVARTENDRAVMLAGVAHDLKTPLARLRLRAEMMDDLKMRDGVVRDVDSMTHIVEQFLVFAHDGVDRSEVVEVDAQCERVVRHYRAAATRAVEMQTELTAGSAFRLPAATLDRILSNLLDNAQAYGAPPIVVATARTATGFVLEVSDHGSGIAAHDLLNASRPFVRLDPARGGNGHSGLGLAIVERLVRREGGECEIDNHLAGHGLRVRMQFPLEALPVVADTSLGER, from the coding sequence ATGCGACGCCCGGTTGATTCGCTGTTTGGGCGGCTCGCGCTGCTGGTCGTAGGGGTGCTGTTGCTGTCGCATTTCGCCTGGTACGCGCTGATGCGGCTTGAGCGCAATCAGCAGCAAACCCGCTATGCGGTTGAAGAGGCTGTGTTTGTCGTCGATGCTGTGCGCCAGCACGTCGCGCATTCGCCCGGTCAGCCGCTGCCGTCGCGTGTGCAACTGGTCAATCCGCAAGACGCGGGGGTGCCAGAAGACCGTCCTGATGCGCCATTGCCGCTGAAGCATTTTCTCGATGAGGTGCGCGAGCGGTTACCAGCCAGCACGCAAGCACGTGTTGGCTCGCCGGGCAGGCCGCCGACACTTTGGGTGCGGGCGGCCGCCGACCGCAACTGGATCGTCGTGCCAGTGCAGGCGTTGCGGCCACCGCGCTCACTGGACCGCATGGTGTCGTGGCTGGCCATTATTTTTGCGGCGGCGGTGATGGCCGCGCTCTTTGCCGCGTGGCAGTTGCAGCAGCCGTTGCGCTCGCTGGCCCAGGCGGTGGCGCGTTTTGGCCGTAATTTACCGGTGCCGCCAGTGCCGGAGCGCGGGCCGCGCGAGCTGCGTCAGCTCACCCATGGTTTCAACCAGATGGTGCAGGCTGTGGCGCGCACGGAGAACGACCGCGCTGTGATGCTGGCCGGTGTCGCGCATGACCTGAAAACCCCGCTGGCGCGGCTGCGCTTGCGGGCCGAAATGATGGACGATCTGAAAATGCGTGATGGTGTGGTGCGCGATGTGGATTCAATGACGCATATCGTCGAGCAGTTTCTGGTGTTTGCCCATGATGGGGTGGACCGCAGCGAAGTGGTCGAAGTCGATGCGCAGTGCGAGCGTGTGGTGCGTCATTACCGCGCGGCAGCGACCCGCGCGGTGGAGATGCAGACTGAACTAACGGCGGGTTCGGCGTTTCGCCTGCCTGCCGCCACGCTTGACCGGATTCTCTCGAACCTGCTGGATAACGCTCAGGCCTATGGCGCACCACCGATCGTGGTAGCGACGGCACGCACGGCGACGGGTTTTGTGCTTGAGGTGAGTGACCACGGCAGCGGCATTGCCGCACACGATCTGCTCAATGCCAGCAGGCCGTTCGTGCGGCTCGATCCGGCGCGCGGCGGCAATGGCCATAGCGGTTTGGGGCTGGCGATTGTCGAGCGTCTGGTGCGGCGTGAGGGCGGGGAGTGCGAGATTGATAACCATCTGGCAGGCCACGGCTTGAGGGTGCGAATGCAGTTCCCGCTGGAAGCGTTGCCAGTTGTAGCGGACACCAGTCTGGGCGAGCGATAG
- a CDS encoding ABC transporter substrate-binding protein produces MKKFALCLALALMAASAGAKEWKTVRIGVDASYPPFESKSPDGKIVGFAVDLTRALCTRMNVKCVWVEQDFDSMIPALKAKKFDAIVSSMTVTDKRRQQIDFSDKLFDAGTRMVVHAGSPLQPNAQSLKGRRVGVEQGTTQETYAKTYWESKGVTVVPYQNQDQVYTDLLSGRLDASLQDEVQASVGFLKTPRGKDFTWAGAALSDPKTLGEGTAIGLRKEDGELKARFNQAMKEIHQDGTFDKLAKPYFDFDIFRNR; encoded by the coding sequence ATGAAGAAGTTTGCACTGTGCCTCGCGCTAGCCTTGATGGCCGCCAGCGCGGGCGCCAAAGAGTGGAAAACCGTGCGGATCGGCGTGGACGCCAGCTACCCGCCCTTCGAATCCAAAAGCCCTGATGGCAAGATAGTCGGCTTCGCGGTCGATTTGACCCGCGCACTATGCACCCGGATGAACGTCAAGTGCGTGTGGGTCGAACAGGATTTCGACAGCATGATCCCCGCGCTCAAGGCCAAAAAATTCGATGCCATCGTGTCGTCCATGACGGTCACCGACAAACGCCGCCAGCAAATTGATTTCTCCGACAAGCTGTTTGACGCGGGCACCCGGATGGTCGTGCATGCAGGCTCGCCGCTGCAACCCAACGCGCAGTCGCTCAAGGGCCGCCGCGTCGGCGTCGAACAGGGCACCACCCAGGAAACCTACGCCAAGACCTATTGGGAATCCAAAGGCGTGACCGTCGTGCCCTACCAAAACCAGGATCAGGTCTATACCGATCTGCTCTCGGGCCGTCTCGATGCAAGCCTGCAAGACGAAGTGCAAGCCTCAGTCGGCTTTCTGAAAACCCCGCGCGGCAAAGACTTCACCTGGGCAGGCGCGGCCCTGAGCGATCCAAAAACGCTAGGCGAAGGCACTGCCATTGGCCTGCGCAAGGAAGATGGCGAGCTGAAAGCCCGCTTCAACCAGGCGATGAAGGAAATCCATCAGGACGGAACCTTCGACAAACTCGCCAAACCGTATTTCGACTTCGATATCTTTCGCAACCGCTAG
- a CDS encoding response regulator yields MTTQILVVDDDAELRDLLRVYLVRQGIEVSVLHDAASLERRLERERPDLIVLDLMMPGVDGLTALRRLRASGDDIPVIMLTARADDVDRIVGLELGADDYLGKPFNPRELLARVQAVLRRRRTSPSAAAPEQREPFAFGRFSLDFHARTLDFEGKPITLSGSEFALLKIFVNHAMRTLTRERLLELLHGPEYDGTDRGIDVQVWRLRRILETDPSVPRFIQTVRGRGYVFVPNGEQHATPG; encoded by the coding sequence ATGACTACTCAAATTCTTGTCGTCGATGACGACGCCGAATTGCGCGACTTGTTGCGCGTTTACCTGGTCCGGCAGGGCATCGAAGTTTCGGTGCTGCACGATGCCGCTTCGCTCGAACGTCGGCTAGAGCGTGAACGTCCCGATCTGATCGTGCTTGATCTGATGATGCCAGGGGTCGATGGCCTGACCGCCTTGCGGCGGCTGCGTGCGTCAGGCGACGACATTCCCGTGATCATGCTGACGGCTCGCGCCGATGATGTTGACCGGATCGTCGGGCTTGAGCTGGGTGCGGATGACTACCTGGGCAAGCCGTTTAATCCACGCGAGCTGCTGGCGCGGGTGCAAGCGGTATTGCGCCGCAGACGCACTTCACCGTCGGCTGCGGCCCCCGAGCAACGCGAACCATTTGCGTTCGGCCGCTTCTCGCTTGACTTCCATGCGCGCACGCTCGATTTCGAGGGCAAGCCCATCACACTCTCTGGCAGCGAATTCGCGCTGCTGAAAATCTTCGTCAACCACGCCATGCGCACGCTGACCCGTGAGCGCCTGCTGGAGTTGCTGCACGGGCCTGAATATGACGGCACTGATCGCGGCATCGACGTACAGGTCTGGCGGCTGCGGCGCATTCTCGAAACCGATCCTTCTGTGCCGCGTTTTATCCAGACGGTGCGTGGGCGCGGCTATGTCTTTGTGCCGAATGGCGAGCAGCATGCGACGCCCGGTTGA
- a CDS encoding ABC transporter ATP-binding protein — protein MNSPMQKLFVDNLHKQYGDNEVLKGVSLKANRGDVISVIGSSGSGKSTMLRCINFLEQPNAGRIVVDGEEVRTQKDKNGALRVSNHKQLQLVRTKLAMVFQHFNLWSHMSVLENIIEAPVHVLGLSRREAEERARIYLEKVGLAPRLEKQYPSHLSGGQQQRVAIARALAMNPDVMLFDEPTSALDPELVGEVLKVMQKLAEEGRTMIVVTHEMAFARSVSNQVMFLHQGLVEEQGHPEEVFQHTKSERLKQFLSGSLK, from the coding sequence ATGAATTCCCCGATGCAAAAACTCTTTGTCGATAACCTCCACAAGCAGTACGGCGACAACGAAGTCCTGAAAGGTGTTTCGCTCAAAGCGAACCGTGGCGACGTTATCAGCGTGATTGGCTCGTCTGGTTCGGGCAAAAGCACGATGCTGCGCTGTATCAACTTCCTTGAGCAGCCCAACGCGGGCCGCATCGTCGTCGACGGTGAAGAAGTGCGCACGCAAAAAGACAAAAACGGTGCGCTGCGCGTGTCCAATCACAAGCAGCTGCAACTCGTACGCACCAAACTGGCGATGGTGTTCCAGCATTTCAACTTGTGGTCGCACATGAGCGTGCTGGAGAACATCATCGAAGCGCCCGTGCATGTGCTGGGCCTGTCGCGCCGTGAGGCCGAAGAACGCGCCCGGATTTATCTGGAGAAAGTGGGCCTCGCGCCGCGCCTCGAAAAACAATACCCATCACACCTGTCGGGTGGCCAGCAACAGCGTGTGGCGATTGCCCGCGCACTGGCGATGAATCCTGACGTGATGCTGTTTGACGAGCCAACTTCAGCGCTTGATCCAGAGCTAGTCGGCGAAGTGCTCAAAGTGATGCAAAAGCTCGCGGAAGAAGGCCGCACGATGATCGTCGTCACGCACGAAATGGCCTTCGCCCGCAGCGTGTCAAATCAGGTGATGTTCTTGCATCAGGGCCTGGTTGAAGAACAAGGCCATCCCGAGGAAGTGTTTCAGCACACCAAAAGCGAGCGGCTCAAGCAGTTCCTGTCAGGCAGCCTGAAGTAA
- a CDS encoding ABC transporter permease, with product MDFDPGRTANASAWRVLPNRWDFVAFPLIICVIAMAAIGFHETMAPISTLKTQTISLDPANLPEYAMRTTLRMLAAMVASLVFTLVYGTLAAKSRRAGQVLVPILDILQSVPVLGYISFTVTFFLALFPARVLGAELAAIFAIFTAQAWNMTFSFYQSLRTVPRDLDEVSRGFHLTAWQRFWKLEVPFSMPGLIWNMMMSMSGGWFFVVASEAITVGNNTITLPGIGAYLAQAIAGKNLHAVGWVILTMTIVILIYDQFLFRPLVAWADKFRMETTSSGNAPESWLLDLVRRTRLIHRLLVPLGWLLAKAARVPLRLPVWRRAKFAALASRARPQSSRRGDIVWAALVLAATVYVVYYVVTYVRTGVSLDEVGHVFLLGLATLLRVMLLIALASVVWVPIGVMIGLRPTLAEKIQPVAQFLAAFPANLLFPVFVLLIVRFHLNPDIWLSPLIVLGTQWYILFNVIAGASAYPNDYREAAANFQIRGWQWWRQVMLPGIFPYYVTGAITASGGAWNASIVAEYVQWGDTQVVAHGLGAYIAQTTEAGDYPKIIMGIAVMSLFVTLFNRLLWRPLYAYAEARLRLD from the coding sequence ATGGATTTCGATCCGGGCCGGACCGCCAATGCTTCCGCGTGGCGGGTGCTGCCTAACCGCTGGGACTTCGTTGCATTTCCGCTGATTATCTGCGTGATTGCGATGGCGGCCATCGGCTTTCATGAAACGATGGCGCCCATCTCGACGCTCAAAACCCAGACGATCTCGCTTGACCCGGCCAACTTGCCTGAATACGCGATGCGCACCACGCTGCGCATGCTCGCGGCAATGGTCGCTTCGCTGGTGTTCACGCTGGTGTACGGCACGCTGGCGGCCAAGAGCCGCCGGGCCGGGCAGGTGCTGGTACCGATTCTCGACATCCTGCAATCGGTACCGGTGCTGGGCTATATCTCGTTCACCGTGACGTTCTTTCTCGCGCTGTTTCCGGCGCGCGTGCTGGGTGCCGAGCTGGCGGCGATCTTCGCCATTTTCACCGCCCAGGCGTGGAACATGACGTTCAGTTTTTATCAGTCGCTGCGCACGGTGCCGCGCGATCTCGATGAAGTCTCGCGCGGCTTTCATCTGACTGCCTGGCAGCGTTTCTGGAAGCTCGAGGTGCCGTTCTCGATGCCCGGGCTGATCTGGAACATGATGATGTCGATGTCAGGCGGCTGGTTTTTCGTCGTCGCGTCCGAGGCCATCACGGTTGGCAACAACACCATCACCTTGCCTGGTATCGGTGCCTATCTGGCGCAGGCGATTGCAGGCAAAAACCTGCATGCGGTTGGCTGGGTCATTCTGACGATGACCATCGTGATCCTGATCTACGACCAGTTCCTGTTTCGTCCGCTGGTCGCGTGGGCCGACAAGTTCCGCATGGAAACCACCAGCTCAGGCAATGCGCCGGAGTCCTGGCTGCTCGATCTGGTCCGTCGCACGCGTTTGATCCATCGTTTGCTAGTGCCGCTGGGCTGGCTTCTGGCCAAGGCCGCGCGGGTGCCGCTGCGCTTGCCGGTATGGCGTCGCGCGAAGTTTGCGGCGCTGGCCTCGCGCGCCCGGCCGCAGTCATCGCGCCGCGGCGATATCGTCTGGGCAGCGCTTGTGCTGGCTGCGACGGTGTATGTCGTGTACTACGTGGTGACGTATGTGCGCACGGGTGTCTCGCTCGATGAAGTGGGTCACGTGTTTTTACTGGGGCTGGCTACGCTGTTGCGCGTGATGTTGCTGATCGCGCTGGCCTCGGTGGTGTGGGTGCCGATTGGCGTGATGATCGGCTTGCGTCCCACGCTGGCGGAAAAAATCCAGCCCGTGGCGCAGTTTCTCGCGGCGTTTCCGGCCAATTTGTTGTTTCCGGTATTCGTGCTGTTGATCGTGCGCTTTCACCTGAACCCGGATATCTGGCTGTCGCCGCTGATCGTGCTGGGCACCCAGTGGTACATCCTGTTCAACGTGATCGCTGGAGCGAGTGCGTATCCGAACGATTACCGTGAAGCCGCCGCCAACTTCCAGATACGCGGCTGGCAATGGTGGCGTCAGGTGATGCTGCCGGGTATTTTTCCGTACTACGTCACCGGCGCGATTACCGCTTCGGGTGGCGCGTGGAACGCCAGCATCGTCGCTGAATACGTGCAGTGGGGTGACACCCAGGTCGTCGCGCATGGCCTGGGTGCCTATATCGCCCAGACCACCGAGGCGGGCGATTATCCGAAGATCATCATGGGAATTGCCGTGATGTCACTGTTCGTGACCCTGTTCAACCGTTTGCTATGGCGTCCGCTGTACGCGTATGCCGAAGCCAGGCTGCGACTCGACTGA